The Oncorhynchus clarkii lewisi isolate Uvic-CL-2024 chromosome 12, UVic_Ocla_1.0, whole genome shotgun sequence genome segment ATGTACCAAATGGTGTCATTACTCAATGCAGGTTCAAACAGTGGATTCAGCTGGGAGAGAATAGCTGTCAACCAGCTGTGGAAGAACAGGGATGAGGAAAAACACAATATGATAACATTGAGTCAATTCAATTATCTTATTCATAATGTACTCTCCCGATCTGCTTCAAGCACTCTTATCCCCTTTGTATTGAATTCATCTTTAATATGACCAAAGCTAGAATGTGGATCATTTTTTTGATCCATTGATTAAAAACAAATGATCAACATACTATAATAGTTTGTACTATGGCGTGATAAACAATTTGGGATCAAATAGGTTGTTCAGCAAACCAACCTCTCTTCATTATaatagggcagcaggtagcctagtggttagagcattggactagtaaccaaaagattgcaagatcaaatccctgagctgacaaggtacaaatctgtcattctgcccctgaacaaggcagttaacccactgttcctaggctgtcattgaattacctgacttgcctagttaaataaaggttacatttttttatgaattcCCCAAATGTTATTGAGGAGACAATGCACTGTGCTTGTTTTCTACATTTGCCTTCAATGTTGTGGTCAGCTGCTGTCGTCAGCTGGTTCATTAACACAAGGCTCAGTAACACACAGACATAGGCAGCTCCACAAGCTCAACATTTATCAACGTTTTTCTATTTAAATAGATGCATCAGACAATCCAAAGTGAAGAGAACTGGCTGCCGTTTGTTTCTTGTGTTTCCTGGGTCCGCCTGCATGAATCTTACTGTACTCTAATCAGTCCAGCTGTCATAGttgccaggggagagagagagagcaactaaAAGCCCACTCTCTGGCATTTGTTTCGGAAGCACAGAGACCCTTACTTATCCATCAAAACACTGATAACTGGCAAGAGTGGTTTCATTAGGCTACAAGGTTTAAGTGGTGATATCTGTAAAATATGAATACAGGCCAAACAGGCACAGTGAACAGTGAACATAAGTACTACCTTGTTGCGCAAGTTGAACAGACCCCCAAATAAAGAAGGGGATTTGTAACAAATATGTGGCTTACTGAGCTCATTGCATTTCCTCACAGTTTCAGGGCAAAGGTCCCCAGTTTGATCCTCTTGTGAATCACACtagtttctcacacacacacttgtatacaAAATACTATTCTGTTTCTTTCGCATTCTTGGCAGAGCTATGGGtgacaagtagcctagtggttaaagagcgttgggccagtaaccaaaatgttgctgATTAAAATCTAGAGaaatctgtgcccttgagcaaggcccttAAACCCAATTGCTcctgtggctctggataagagtgtctgataaattACTAAAACGTGAACCAATGAACACACATGATATCTGGTATTTACTGCCTCTTAATGCATACAAGTGGAACAATATTGcacaccttcagaaagtattcatacctcttaaCTTagtccacatttagttgtgtattccaaatgtattaaattaattcCCCCCTTCacccatctgcacacaataccccataatgaaaaagtgaaaacatgtttagaaatgttttcaaatgtattgaaaatgaaatacagaaatagtaTTCACAGtagtagaagcacctttggtggtGATTAtggctttgagtcatcttgggtatgcacatctggatttggggatttactcccattcttccttgcagattttctcaagctctttTAAGTTAGATAGGGAGTGGCAGTGAACAGCattcttcaagtctttccacagattttcaatgggattccagtctgggctttggctgggccactcaatggcttttacattcttgttctgaagccattccagtgaattggctgtatgcttggggtcattgtcctgttggaacgtacATCAAATTAccaccccagtctaaggtcgtttgcactctgaagcaggttctcatcaaggatgtGAATGTATTTGattccattcattgttccctctatccttacccgTTTCCATGTTCCTGCCGCCTAAAAATATCCCCatagcatgatactgccaccactttgcttcacggtagggatggtgtcagacgggtgatgagctgtgcctggttttctccagaccaaagagttacatttttgtctcatcagaccagaatCTTTTGCTTCATGCTTCGTCTTTCACATGCATTTTTTCAAACTCCAGGCATGcattcatgtgcctttttctcatgagtggcatccgtctggccactctcccataaagcccaaaTTGGTGAAGAgatgtagagactgttgtccttctggcaggttctaccatttcagtggtcattgggttcttggtcaactccctgaccaaggtccttcttgcttGCTTgcatagtttctgctctgacatgcacttctTATTGTTCTTCTTTGGTTTTATGGCAGTCCGCAAACAAATATTAtaggtgcatgccgccacctaccgTATTGGATGTGTTTCAGCCTACTATTCTGTAGTATGAAAACATGACActttctgacatgcactgtcaactgtgggaccttactgtatatagacaggtgtttctttctaaatcatgtccaaacaattgaattggcccaaggtggactccaatcaagttgtagcgacatctcaaggatgatcaaaggaaattgtatgcacctgagctcaattggaGTGTCATAGCGAAGAGGTGTGAATGCAATTTGTAAatgatatatttctgtatttaattttcaataaatttgcaaacctttctaaaaacctcttttcactttgtcagtatAGGGTGTAGATGgggtgggattttttttttttttatctattttgaattcaggctgtaacacaacaaaatgtagaatcaAGGGATAAGGGttaagaatactttctgaaggccctgtgtGCTTGTCTGTCACTGCTCTTCAAAATATTTTTGTGTGTTGAAATATTGAAATATTATTGAAATAATtgaaatatattgaaatataGTTGATACACAGCAAAGCCTCCATGAATTTCGTCACATGGTTATACTTACAAGTATCAGCAAACTGCAGTCCATACTAGCAAGAAAATGATGACCCTTTGAAACACAGACATGGCCATTCAAACAGTAATGCAATGGAAGTGAAGATTAAAACCACATCATCAAAAAGTTGCCCATAACAATAACTTTAAAAAATaacttaaataaaaaaaataacttaaAATAACTTTGCTCATTTCATGAACTTTTTGTGATGTAATATCAATAttatgcaatagaatcctacagTTAGCTAAGACTATTTGTCATTGTCAACCCATTTACATTTCCTGCAACCTAGAAAAGGAATTCTGCCATACTAGAGGCTAGACATTCGGTTTGGTCCCTTGAGATTAAACCATTGTACCACCCCTTCAACAAATGACCAAAACAGTGTAAATACAGTACAACCATCGGAATGGCAAAAGCCATGTTGCATCTTAAGATTTGTTTGTTAATTTAAGAATGTGGTTTTAAAACTACATTAGACTAACTTCCCGAGAATTACAATATCTCTGTGAGAGCTGCAGACGAATCAGGAAGTCAGGTCACGTGATGAAAGTTCCTATGTCAATAATCATAATGCATAATGTAGCCTATTGTTGATACATTGTAGTAATGTGTAAATAATGCAGTTAGGAGTATTATATTTGTCATTAGAGATAACAATGTTCCAATTTGTCACTATGCAGCAGAGATGCAACTATGTAACAACTATGTAACAGGCTTCAAGCGTTGATGACTGTAGCAACAGCAGAAGCTGCTTCCAGAGAGAAGTTCCagttttaaactcagtttaaaaCTAGATTGCCATATGGTGCAATATGGTGCATCAGAAAGTGAATCGGggaaaaaaaaacagaagaaaAGATGACACTGAGCATTTTTTTGCATGACAGAGCAAAAAAATTCAGAACAACCATTTTAATTTCTTATCAGGCAAACACATGTGTACAATCAGTTTGTTATTACTTGAACTCATGAAGAAATAAAAGCAATTATTAAAACTGGCCTTTAATCAGTGCATTATTGACAGTAGTTTAGTTAAGTAAATCAATTCTAACCATATTGTATTTGTTTATCAGAATGCCTTATGACTACAAGCATTTAGTTTGAATAAAGTCCATATTATTTAcatatttaatttaacctttatttaactaggcaagtcagttaagaacaaattcttattttcaatgacggcctagtgggttataattgcctgttcaggggatttgaacttgcaaccttccggttactagtccaacactctaaccactaggctaccctgccgcccaatgAAATATCAAGTCAAACAGCTAAAAATGAGCCACTTTCCATGGAATGCAACGTGGCATtaaattaaaacatgtttttattttgcaTTGCAGCCAGCAGCAGTAACTTAATAAAACACAACTCCTTAGGGTTAGGCATCATGCTACAACATCTTTCAGCAAGGTTCCATAGAAACAATCCCCGCAGCTAGCCAGCGGAGCCTGAGTCTGCGGAGTTGGCGTGTCACAGCTCAGTCTTGATCTTGTGCATCAGGTCTTTCTGGTCGACCATCTCCAGCTGCCTGCTCCAGCGGTGGTAGGCCAGCAGAGCAATGTTTTTGGCTGCCACTGAGCTCATTTCCATGGCGCTGCCGGCCCACTCGATGCCATTGAGGTAGTACAGGCTCTCATGAAGGACAACTGGCGGCAGGTCCTGGGTGCTCCCATAACGTGGGTAAGCCTGCCAGTCTGTCACCTGCACAGAGTAGTAGGACCTGAACAGTGTCTTCAGCGCTGGCTTATCTAAGGGTTGGGGAGAGAATACCTTGTAAACACCAGCCTCCTGGGGCTGCTTGCGGCGGAATCCAGTGCTGATGTTGACGGGACAGATGCTAGCAGCACTGTTGAAGAAGAGTCCCGGTGAGTCTGTGGTGAGAACACTGGCAAAGGGGAAGAGCTTGGGGTCTGGGAAGCCAAAGTAGGAGCAGTTGAGGTAGCCgtgaacgatggaggccactgtgtggTGGTAGGAACCAGCAATATCAGGCAGCTGAGGCTCAAAGCCCTGGAAGGAGATACCTGAGCCCACACTGGACTGCAGGGGAGTCGCCACCACCACAATGTCATAGAACTCAGATCCTTTCTCAGTCAGAGTGGCATAGTTGAGCTGGTACTGGGTAGACTCTCCTTCAATTCAGGTAAAGAAATAATGGGATTGGAGCAAGTAAATTAATATGTGCTAAAACGCAGTTTTGCAAAACATGCCAGTTCACCTTGGTTAATGCTATGTTATAAACATAATTCTATGTTTAGTCACTTACCAGCTGCATGGGGGGAGATGGTTGTGACCTGGGCCTGGATAAGGTTGGCCTTAGCCAGTTTTAACAGACCAGAGCAAACCAGCTTGTTCCCTCCCTCCACTGCCCACAGGTTGGCCTGTGCACCTGCCAATGACACGGCACCTATTACACAGATTAAAACATGTGAACATGATTGATCATGATGAGCAACTGCAGTGGTAGACTGGCAGAACGTTATGACCTGAACGGCACACAACAACTACAAATGTTCTTTGAGTTCCTACGAAGGCTGCGAAGACACCTTTATCGCTATATTTTTtcccatggcaaaaatgaaaacacaaagcagaccTTACTCTtcggtcctttaaaaacctgctgtatgtagaATATTGTGCGGTATAGCTTGGATGTTTGTTTTCAAcattccaacattagggctgttttcttaaagaagttaaatccactttgtgttttgtttccttgctaCAATACTAATGAGTATCGCAATACTGGTATCCTCCTGGCCTTAGTTCCTACCGACAAAAGCTGGGATGCTGATATTCTGTCCATAATTGACCCTCATGACGGGGGCGATGACTTCGTCAATGAAGCGTTGTGACACCCCCAGCTCCagcagagactcagagagagagcagcGAGTCATATTCAGGAACCCTGACCCGCCCAGAGAGTGCAGCAGCTCCTCCACTGAACTGAAGGCATAGCCATGGGCCTGGTACTTATAAATCCTGAACACATAGacacagaaaggagagagacagattgtaTAGGGGATGTAAGGCATGTTGAATAGCTTGACAGCGCTCTGAAATCAAGCGTAAACCAATTTACAGCGAGAAggatttcccctgtctgtctcgtctGAGCTCTCTTCCCCTGCTGCCGCTCACCTCATGAACTTCTCCATGATCTCCTCCACCCACATCTGCAGGCGGATGAAGCTGATGCCATAGCGCCACCACAGGCGGAACAGATCCAGCAGGTACCAGTCAGTCTCCTCCAGGATGAACTCTTCCCCGTTAAACACAGCCGTCTTCCCTGCCACATTCTTACGATACTTAAGACCTGCAACAAAAATAGAATAGTGTGATGGGTGGAACAGCATCCTGTAGTTACCAGCAAAGCAGTAAGCCTACGGGTATGGAAGATTATCCTACAACCCTCAGTTTCTCCTCTGCTTTGGTGTGCATGTAATGGCAATGAACAGAACACCTTTTTGTCTTTGTGGTCTTCACTTGTACTTTCTCAGAGGGATCTGGACAGATAAAAGCGGTGATACTAAAATGTACCATCTAT includes the following:
- the LOC139422082 gene encoding prenylcysteine oxidase-like; this encodes MHWCLPFRFLLTLLSSILALGDSGFAQLDGTPPSKIAIVGAGIGGTATAHFLRQHFGPEVHIDVFEKGTVGGRLATVTVNHQDYESGGSIIHSLNLHMQDFVKQLGLKYRKNVAGKTAVFNGEEFILEETDWYLLDLFRLWWRYGISFIRLQMWVEEIMEKFMRIYKYQAHGYAFSSVEELLHSLGGSGFLNMTRCSLSESLLELGVSQRFIDEVIAPVMRVNYGQNISIPAFVGAVSLAGAQANLWAVEGGNKLVCSGLLKLAKANLIQAQVTTISPHAAGESTQYQLNYATLTEKGSEFYDIVVVATPLQSSVGSGISFQGFEPQLPDIAGSYHHTVASIVHGYLNCSYFGFPDPKLFPFASVLTTDSPGLFFNSAASICPVNISTGFRRKQPQEAGVYKVFSPQPLDKPALKTLFRSYYSVQVTDWQAYPRYGSTQDLPPVVLHESLYYLNGIEWAGSAMEMSSVAAKNIALLAYHRWSRQLEMVDQKDLMHKIKTEL